A portion of the Chondrinema litorale genome contains these proteins:
- the ctlX gene encoding citrulline utilization hydrolase CtlX, with protein MNRLYTSHIMMVSPANFGHNEQTAGTNLFQINEAIGDPDTIKQMALDEFHGFVDELRKNGVTVNVIYDSPVPIKPDAIFPNNWISFHEDGTLVLYPMYSENRRWERRRSIIDLIGESYQINREIDLSHYESEDKFLEGTGSMVWDKDTKKCFACLSMRTHDEVLHDFCEKMGYQLIRFESSDDHGNPIYHTNVMFSISSKYAIVCLDSIRLQQEKEMILHHLEEAGKEIITISMSQMYQFCGNVMELGNDKGESILAMSEKAYLSFFPEQLEIIEKYSKIVHAPLSTIEKLSGGGARCMIAEIFLQPK; from the coding sequence ATGAATAGATTGTACACCTCACACATTATGATGGTAAGTCCGGCAAATTTTGGTCACAATGAGCAGACAGCCGGTACTAATCTCTTCCAGATAAATGAAGCTATAGGTGATCCTGATACCATTAAACAAATGGCGCTTGATGAGTTTCATGGTTTTGTAGATGAACTCAGAAAAAATGGTGTAACAGTTAATGTTATTTACGATTCGCCTGTGCCAATCAAGCCAGATGCAATATTTCCAAATAACTGGATTTCATTTCATGAAGATGGTACTTTGGTGTTATATCCTATGTATTCTGAAAACAGAAGATGGGAAAGGCGCAGAAGTATTATTGATCTAATTGGCGAGTCTTATCAAATTAATCGTGAAATTGATTTGAGCCATTACGAATCAGAAGATAAGTTTTTAGAAGGTACTGGCAGTATGGTTTGGGACAAGGATACTAAAAAGTGTTTTGCCTGTCTTTCTATGCGAACGCATGACGAAGTGCTTCACGATTTCTGCGAAAAGATGGGATACCAGTTAATCCGTTTTGAGTCTTCTGATGATCATGGCAATCCGATATATCATACCAATGTGATGTTTTCTATCTCTTCTAAATATGCTATTGTATGTCTTGATTCGATTAGACTTCAACAAGAAAAAGAGATGATTCTTCATCATTTAGAAGAAGCAGGTAAAGAGATCATTACAATTAGTATGTCGCAGATGTATCAGTTTTGTGGCAATGTAATGGAATTAGGCAATGATAAAGGTGAGAGTATATTGGCGATGTCTGAAAAGGCTTATTTGTCCTTTTTTCCAGAGCAATTAGAAATTATAGAGAAATACTCTAAAATAGTGCATGCACCATTAAGCACTATAGAAAAATTAAGTGGGGGTGGAGCAAGGTGTATGATTGCAGAAATATTTCTTCAGCCTAAATAA
- a CDS encoding helix-turn-helix domain-containing protein: protein MIVIPQKLFNDTQVSIILRDGNICVLQKELPVSVKQREGYVASHAISFVQSGEQIINFYNGEEVRIKAKELVIIPRGVYYISDLISSGEQFKSLLFYFDDDIIHQFLSSLNHSEYQRKATSQHLLINNSPNLNTFCTSLISIYKNSSYQQSALAAIKILELLHLLHQNNKDLIAFLFQLTLPQKRNIKSFMQKNFDKPLKIEDYAYLTGRSESTFRRDFKSAFEITPQKWLKVKRIEKALSILKNKEISVTELAFEVGYENISYFIKEFKKETGETPKQYILSKHKNHLQL from the coding sequence ATGATTGTTATACCTCAAAAACTGTTTAACGATACTCAAGTAAGTATCATTCTTAGAGATGGGAATATTTGTGTTTTACAAAAAGAACTACCTGTATCAGTAAAGCAAAGAGAAGGTTATGTAGCTTCTCATGCCATATCTTTTGTGCAATCTGGTGAGCAAATAATCAATTTTTATAATGGTGAAGAAGTAAGGATAAAAGCTAAGGAGCTAGTGATTATTCCTCGCGGAGTATATTATATATCAGATTTAATCTCATCGGGGGAGCAATTTAAGAGCCTGCTGTTTTATTTTGATGATGATATTATACATCAATTTTTATCTTCTTTAAATCACTCAGAATATCAACGAAAAGCAACTTCGCAACACCTATTAATTAATAACTCTCCTAATTTAAATACCTTCTGTACATCATTAATCAGTATCTATAAAAATAGCAGTTACCAGCAAAGTGCTTTAGCTGCCATAAAGATTTTAGAATTGCTCCACCTTCTACATCAAAATAATAAAGACCTAATTGCATTTCTATTTCAGCTCACTTTACCACAGAAAAGGAATATCAAATCTTTTATGCAGAAGAATTTTGATAAACCCCTAAAAATTGAAGACTATGCTTACCTGACAGGTAGAAGTGAGAGTACCTTTAGAAGAGATTTTAAATCTGCTTTTGAGATTACCCCACAAAAATGGCTGAAAGTAAAAAGAATCGAAAAGGCTCTAAGCATTCTCAAAAACAAAGAAATAAGTGTTACCGAACTCGCTTTTGAAGTAGGCTACGAAAACATTTCTTACTTTATAAAAGAGTTTAAAAAAGAAACTGGAGAAACGCCAAAGCAATATATCCTCTCTAAACACAAGAACCATCTACAGCTTTAA
- a CDS encoding caspase family protein — MKQLKAILSLTILLMSFNTFSQDKPMLVIDPKGHSARINDVMFTADGKTLISVSDDKTIRVWNSTNGELRKTIRGEIGEGANGKLVAGAISPDGQLIAVGGYLPKDEIRLIHLNSGKQIGLLYGHSNVVTDLKFSGDGHLLASASGDKTVKVWKIPPITSSGNFNGKPEITTTFTDHENAVYSLAFSPVEGKIASVSIDGKLVLHYVDKNGKPTGTSKKLVGHEGGIYCIDFSPDGRFIATGGLDARIYLWDNNGNFYNELSYKSEELNERQDDIFSINFSHEMNKLVATTTKAIVTEVPYGLALGTFTGHDNTIRASDFAPVRSKSGNEVVATAGGTNNDIYLWDAEEGTVFQNMHGEGQAVWAVAFGKDFEIAFGNTYTDADPDNRGPLEKTFNFSTLEMGLQTPDEKGFVRTRTVYRGMRLRQTNALTLELGNGTKIVNDETTGRTIRTFTYTPTGDVVVGSAGSLRMYNQSGALIRDFKGHTGEVWAVSVSEDGSRMVSASNDQTIKLWNIETGENLATLFVTRNNDWICWTPQGYYNASAGGEKYIGWQINRGPANTAEYYPVKAFSQHFFKPELVTLTVESGAFINAVTTYEEVTEEPVIVKTEEEIVEVIQTILPPKVEWLYPESDFVTVSEKQIHIKAKVTSEVPITEVKVLVDGRPVSQGRGFKVEEKDSPTKKWVEFDVPLVNIESRLQIFAANENAKAVSEERVVRYSGKDNRDDNTVVASEDELTFDVLDYIVKPNLYVLSVGVSNFQNSQYNLNFADDDAVGVVSAFKGKHKELYGNVFTRELVNEQATKENILNEFMWLQENVTQKDVVVIFIASHGFNQDNNFYILPHDGDAENLVSTGVDWKTFGDVLGVLPSKVLLFLDACHSGQLGTNVGFVNNTEALRNLSSDEYGVVIMSASTGSESSLENTEWGHGAFTLALLEGIEKGYADILPKDKTVFLRELDAYIFSRVRELTYERQNPTTQKPSTISSMPIATLEDDN; from the coding sequence ATGAAACAACTGAAGGCGATTTTGTCATTGACAATACTTCTGATGTCTTTCAACACATTTAGCCAGGATAAACCTATGCTGGTAATTGACCCTAAAGGCCATTCTGCAAGGATCAACGATGTGATGTTTACCGCTGACGGGAAGACACTCATTTCAGTTTCTGATGATAAAACAATCAGGGTTTGGAACAGCACTAATGGAGAGCTTCGCAAAACCATTAGAGGAGAGATAGGAGAAGGAGCAAATGGTAAATTGGTTGCAGGAGCCATCTCACCAGACGGCCAGCTAATTGCTGTAGGTGGTTATCTTCCAAAAGACGAAATTAGATTAATTCACTTGAATAGTGGTAAGCAAATTGGTCTGCTTTATGGGCATAGCAATGTGGTTACCGACCTTAAATTTTCTGGTGACGGGCACTTATTAGCGAGTGCCAGTGGTGATAAAACTGTAAAAGTTTGGAAAATACCACCTATAACATCCTCTGGAAATTTTAATGGTAAGCCTGAAATTACTACCACTTTTACCGATCATGAAAATGCAGTTTATAGTTTGGCTTTTTCACCTGTAGAAGGAAAAATTGCTTCTGTTTCTATAGATGGCAAATTGGTTTTACACTATGTAGATAAAAATGGTAAACCTACTGGCACCTCTAAGAAATTAGTTGGCCACGAAGGAGGAATTTACTGTATAGATTTTTCGCCTGATGGTAGATTTATTGCTACTGGTGGTTTAGATGCCAGAATCTATTTGTGGGATAACAATGGTAATTTCTACAATGAGTTGAGCTACAAAAGTGAAGAGCTCAATGAGAGACAAGATGATATTTTCTCTATCAACTTCTCACATGAAATGAATAAACTGGTAGCCACCACTACCAAAGCCATTGTTACCGAAGTTCCTTATGGATTAGCTTTAGGTACATTTACTGGTCATGACAATACCATTAGAGCTTCAGATTTTGCTCCAGTAAGATCAAAGTCTGGTAATGAAGTTGTTGCAACTGCTGGTGGTACTAATAATGATATTTATCTGTGGGATGCTGAAGAAGGCACCGTATTTCAAAATATGCATGGCGAAGGTCAAGCAGTTTGGGCAGTTGCCTTCGGTAAAGATTTTGAAATTGCTTTTGGAAATACTTACACAGATGCAGACCCAGATAACAGAGGTCCACTTGAAAAAACTTTCAATTTCTCTACATTAGAAATGGGCTTGCAAACTCCCGATGAAAAAGGTTTTGTAAGAACCCGAACTGTTTATAGAGGAATGAGGCTCAGACAAACCAATGCTTTAACGCTTGAGCTGGGTAATGGCACCAAAATAGTGAATGACGAAACTACAGGTAGAACTATCAGAACATTTACTTATACACCTACAGGAGATGTAGTGGTAGGTAGTGCAGGTTCACTAAGAATGTATAATCAGTCGGGAGCTTTAATAAGAGATTTTAAAGGTCATACTGGCGAGGTTTGGGCTGTTTCGGTTTCTGAAGATGGCAGCAGAATGGTGTCTGCAAGTAACGATCAAACTATTAAACTTTGGAATATAGAAACAGGTGAAAATCTAGCTACTTTATTTGTTACCAGAAACAACGACTGGATTTGCTGGACACCGCAAGGTTATTATAACGCGTCTGCTGGTGGTGAGAAATACATCGGTTGGCAAATTAACCGTGGCCCGGCAAATACCGCTGAGTATTATCCTGTAAAAGCTTTCAGTCAACATTTCTTTAAACCTGAGCTAGTAACTTTAACAGTAGAAAGTGGCGCATTTATAAATGCAGTTACTACTTATGAAGAAGTTACAGAAGAGCCTGTTATCGTAAAAACAGAAGAAGAAATTGTTGAGGTTATTCAAACTATTTTGCCTCCAAAAGTAGAGTGGTTATATCCTGAATCAGATTTTGTAACAGTTTCTGAAAAACAAATTCATATTAAAGCCAAGGTTACTTCAGAAGTTCCAATTACAGAAGTAAAGGTGTTAGTAGATGGCAGACCGGTTTCTCAAGGCAGAGGATTTAAGGTAGAGGAGAAAGATTCGCCAACAAAAAAATGGGTTGAGTTTGATGTGCCATTGGTAAATATAGAAAGCCGATTACAAATTTTTGCAGCTAATGAAAATGCTAAAGCTGTATCAGAAGAAAGGGTAGTAAGATATAGTGGAAAGGATAATAGAGATGATAACACAGTAGTTGCATCGGAAGATGAGTTAACTTTTGATGTATTAGATTATATTGTAAAGCCTAATTTATATGTGTTAAGTGTTGGGGTTTCTAACTTCCAAAACTCGCAATACAACCTCAACTTTGCTGATGACGATGCGGTAGGTGTAGTATCGGCATTTAAAGGAAAACATAAAGAACTTTATGGCAATGTATTTACTCGTGAGCTGGTAAATGAGCAAGCAACAAAAGAGAATATTCTAAATGAGTTTATGTGGTTGCAGGAGAATGTAACTCAAAAAGATGTGGTGGTGATCTTTATCGCATCTCACGGATTTAATCAGGATAATAACTTTTACATTTTGCCACATGATGGTGATGCTGAAAACTTGGTTTCTACTGGAGTTGATTGGAAAACATTTGGAGACGTGTTAGGAGTATTACCTTCAAAAGTATTATTGTTCTTAGATGCTTGCCATAGTGGTCAATTGGGGACTAATGTTGGCTTTGTAAATAATACAGAAGCACTTAGAAATCTTTCTTCTGATGAGTATGGTGTGGTGATTATGTCTGCTTCAACTGGTTCTGAGAGCTCATTAGAGAATACAGAGTGGGGGCACGGTGCATTTACACTGGCACTGTTAGAAGGTATAGAAAAAGGATATGCTGATATTTTACCAAAAGATAAAACAGTCTTTTTAAGAGAGTTAGATGCTTATATTTTCAGTAGAGTAAGAGAGCTGACATATGAGCGCCAAAACCCAACTACTCAAAAACCGAGTACAATTAGCAGCATGCCAATTGCTACTTTAGAGGATGATAATTAA